TATAGCACTAGGACTTATCGTTTTAGATTTCTGAGATGGAATCGTTCCCTGTTATTGAGATTCCGTCGTTCTCCCTTGGTTTGTCCCAGGAAGATAACAATGATGACCTGGTGAACGGGTTGGCTGCTGAACAAGTCGCAGTAGAAAAAGATAATCCTTTTGATTTACAAGAATGCAGGAGAGGCAAAAGACAAAAAACAGTTACCCATGGCCTCGTTGATGTTTTCCAGTGTAGTCCAGATATATTAAATAGAGCAAGGGAATCCCAAATGGCTGTGTATGGCAAAGCTGATTCTTGGGAATATACTCAAAAGTATACCAAACTGGCCCAGAAGCTGAAATTCCATTTGTAAGTTATTCGATTATCTTATTTCTATCCTGATATATTAAGATCTATTTTGTGTCTATTAATCTATTAATATCTATACTAGTGTTATTCATCTTGGAGGGTGTCAAGTTTCAAACAAAGACATTATTGACATTGTCGAAAGGGCCAAGCCATACTCTTCAAAGGTAGTAGAATCTTCTTTGTTATCGTTAAAAATTGCCCCACCTATTAATATAATTCTATGTAGGTGATGGATGTACTCATGAAACATCTTAGATTGTCATATGCTAAGCAGTCTCTTACCAAAGAGGGCAAAAAATCAGTATTTTTTTATACCAATATCGTTGCCTCTTTGTCTAGGAACTACTCCAAATTCTCCAAAATACCGGCTAAGGAAACACATATGTTCACAAAGGGTCTGGTAGAAGTGTTTGGAGAGATGGTGGACCATCATCCTGATCactatattttctattttcctTTTAATCTGGATAAGAAACACTGGGTCGGCTTGTGTGTGGATGCTTCTTCTTGGATGATTACAGTTTTTGATTGCAACACCTCGCTAAGGAGCGAAGCTTCGATGAGTTCCGAACTTAAACCAATATCAGAAATGTTTCCTTACCTGATGAAATAAGCTGGGTTGCGAATTTCAAATTCTCAACTGATGCCAATGGTCGTTGAAAGAGCAAAAACCGTTCTGCAGAACATCATATCAGCAGATTCTTCGTTGACGTCGGTTTTGCTAATGCAGAAACATTCTCTCTCTGGAATCGAAACATGTCGTTGTATCGCACCCCATATCTTAGCTTCTGAGGCGCAAAGGGTCGCTGTTATGCTCTATGAGTACCACATGAAACTCTAGTTTGTTGTTTATGCATTGAATTTGTAGAATTGTTAACATTAGACTCTGTTTTCCAAGTAAGGATTTTAGATGAAAGCGATGTTTGAAAACTGACTATTTTGTTTTCCTAGAGTAAGGATTTAAGATAGTATGTCATGTATGCATTAATCTAACATAATTAATTATTCGTATTCCGTATATGCAGATTATAGGTATGAATAAGTGAAACAAATTATGAAAGAAACACATtaagtttgttttttctttcggTTAAGCTGGATATTATCAAACTCTTCTGATATAGCGAAAATTATCCGGATAATTAATCGATATCAACAAAGGATCATTGGAGAAAACTAAGGGGTCGTCTATAATGATAACACACATCTTCGTTAATATGATTGATGTTTATTTGGATATAATTGGACTTTAATTTAACCAATTGTTAACTTAAAACTTCTTAGAAAAGTCAAATTTTGTGGCTTCATGTCTGATGATCATCAAACAACAAATTTCCCCTTTATTTTGGCCGTTGTACTGACAGGTCTAATTGAAGAATTGATATCACCATAAGTGTCAACAATTCAAAATTAGTTGGCTTAAAGTTTGCTGATTGAAATTTACACAATTTAATGCAATCTTTGTTAACGAGATTAGGTATTCTGCACCTTATATAATCAACCGCCTCTCCAGCTACAAAAATGATTATCAGATATTAGAGTGGTGAACATTATATTATCCTGAATCAATATAACTATTAATGGGAAATTTGTAAACATAAAGGTAATAGAGTATTGTATTTTGAATTCCAAGGTAAGATGTACTGGTATTACATCTTGGCAAAACCACATTCACCGACAATTGTAACTAGTTCGAAACGATTATATTACATATGAAAAAGATGAGTTTGGGACATACAGACACGACACAAAAGAGGAAGACAAACATAACAATCGAAACAGAGGAAATCCTTAGATAAAGACACCACGGCCttttattcagaatttaaaacgGAACATTAGACCATACGATTTAAGAAAACAACTTCAACtgatgttattttttattgCTTCTGCCCACGAACATAGCCACCGATTGCTTTACTCTCCAGGAAGTAACGGAGATGATCCAAATgcatctaaaatattaaaagttaattaacTATCTAGAATAATCATTTTAGAAAACCGtatgattatttataattaaccTTCTTTGGTTAACTTGCTTGATGATATACTTGATTCAGCAGCGTTTTCTTGTTGATTTTGCCTAGCGTTTGTAATTTCAAGATGGGCCCGGTAGATTAAAACCATCTCATGTTCGGTAAATATCTCTTCAAGAACATCCTTGCTGGCGACTAGTTCGCGAAAATCGTTGTAcacattaaaacatttttttaaactaaaccCTAGGAAAAATTTCCCAAATTTGGTTACTAACCATTGAACACAAATGTTGCACCGCCGACGGTAAACTTTGTGTTGTTGAGAAACTGGAAATGGCCAACATCTTCGTATCCAGATGAAATGCAAATTTTGAGATCTGTGAACCATGAGCGGAGATGCATCATAGCTTCTACCTCGGAGGTTGTACTCACAGTAATCGGTGGCCTCCGAGTCCCATCTGGTTCAAGCATCCATTCTGGGGGGTGGTAAGTCATCGCCAAAGGTGTTTCAGGCTTTAGTTTATAACGATCTCGGATAATAGtttccaaatcttcaaaacTCTCATTCGGTTTGACCAACACCGTATACCAGAGATCGCTCGACTTTCTCTGGAAAATCCAATAACCGTCGTTGTTACGCTGTCATACTCCGTGATATAAACTCACACGCAGAGGTGTCGACATCTTAAAAAGAGAGATTTTAGTTGTTGAGGTGTGTGAGGAAATAGTATTTAGTTTTCCTGGATATATAGGCAAAGAGAGTAAACAAGTATGCAGATAAGATCAAAATTTTCCATATGTGCAAATATAATAAACATCTTAGCTGGCTACTCTAGTATAGATATCATGATAAGATTCGAATTCTAACGCATATGACAAAAATATTCCATCACATGCAAACGAAACAAAAGCATATGTTATTAGTCATACATGCGCCTGACTTGGACATACCTCCCTTGAGTAGTCTAATTATATGATTTACGTTTTGTCATATTGTCATATTAGGTTAGGCATTAAGGAACCTATAATCATGTTTACTTCCaaatacaaattattaattCCTACACtatagtttatttattattaacgGGAGTCGTCACCACTTAAACTCgctataattgttttatatacattGGATTAGATAGATATCCTTGGATCATATACAAAATGTTGCAATAATCTGATAATGTTGACAGCATATACAAACAAAATTGCATAGCATCCAACGGGAGGTTTTAGTTGGAATAGGAAATATGAATTACAAACTTATTAGACTTTAGGAGGCCCAAACAACCCCTCAACCATGTATAATATGTTACTATGCATAACCTGATATATATAACATTCCCTCGTTATGGATATATGAATTGCAAGACTAATAAAGAAAGGgatttcattaatttatttaacaaCCGCTGTTCCATCACAACTTCAGCTCTCACGCCATATAAGTAATCACATATTAGATATTAAACAGATAGTAGTTTTTGTCTTAACAAACTTAATTCTTTATCCTTCCTCTTTCCGTACAACTCCATCACCGGGAATATCCCTTTCTTATTAGTAAGACATCTTAATTGATAGGGGTTTTGCATGTTGCACGATTGTGACCACAACCTTTGCAACGACTACATACAGTTCGTCTTCTTGTTGTCTTCATCTATTGaacaatacaaaataaataattaattcaatGAAAAACATATTAACCATAATATAATTAGACATTATAAACAATTTAAAGTACTTACACGAACTTCGCCACGAGATAGGAAACGTTTCTTGCGTGGATGGCCAGGGGGACGCCTGCTAGTCGGAGGAAGCATATCTAACTCGGACAATTGACCAGTAAGTTCTATGATATCATCAGTATTAATCACTGGAGTGACACTACCCACAAAGGCAGCAACCATTGCATTCTTGGTGTACTCTTCAGCTACCAATGAATCGACTTTTATCTTGGCTACGATGGCCGCTGCTATTGCATGTTGACAAGGAATTTCGAGGAGTTAAAACTCAAACCAACTACAAAATCGTTTGGAAATATCGACGTGGAAAGAATACCCTTCCTTGTTCCGTACTTCATACTCCaagtgttttattttcttcactTCAAAACCTGCCGAAGACTCAAAATTAACGGCGAGAATTTCCATTACTTTCGGTGTGAATTTGTCTaaacttgctgagattgttgaGCCCCAAGCAGAAAACCAAGACATTAGCTTTGCTCTAATAAATTCTACAAGGGCCAATATAGGGTATTCTATGGCCTCACGAAGCACTGCATTCCATGATTCCGCAACGTTACTCGTCATAATATTGTAACGGCGTCCGGGTAAATGGGAACGCGCCCAATGATCAAATCCTATTCCAATTAGATAATCTGCACAAGAGGCATTGACATGTTTTATCTCATTGAAAATCTTATAGAAGTCAGCCAACCTGTATGCCCTTCCAGCCTTTGCAACCAAGAATCCTAGATTCTTATCCTTGTAATAAGTCCTGATATTTCTCTTTAAATGAAGGATGCATGCACAGTGTTTCGCTTCTGGATAAACCTGATGCATTATCCGGCTAAACTTTAGATTTCTGGATATAAAGATATTATCCTTAATACACACAATTTCCGGATATAAAAACAGTTATGTAATATTATAAAGCCTTTACTTACCTTGGCCAATCCGTAATAGATGGATGAATGTCTATCAGATACAAACACGATATTGTTTGTATTTGGAACGAATGCTTGTAACTTTTTGAAGAACCATACCCACGAGTTATCGTTTTCTCCATCGACGATAGCAATGGCTAGTGGAAACACTTGGTAATTGCCGTCTTGGGCAGAAGCAGTTAGAAGACACCCAACATATTTTCCTCTTAAATGGGTTCAATCGACAACTAAAACTTTTCTCATGTACTCAAATCCCATAATAGAGGCACCCATAGCTAGAAACATGTATTTAAACATGTTTCCTATGTTGTCCTTGTATTCAGTTTCAATCTCGGCTAAGGTTCCAGGGTTTGCTTCTGCTAGTTTACGGAGGTAATCAGGAAGTAGATTGTAAGAGCCTCGTGAGTTTCCTTTGGCATATTCCAAAGCAATTTCCCTTGAACGCCAAGCCTTCCAGTAGGATATACGGAAATCGTGGTCTCCTTGCATGACTTGACGTATCTCTCCAGGCTTTGGACCACCGCCACTACCATAGAAACGAGCTTTCATTATCTCTCCAACAACATGATGTGTAACTTGAGACTGATAACCGGATTTATCGTCCAAGGAGCAGGTGTGAATGGGATCGAGTTTTCTTATCTGGTAGACGTCCGAGTCTTTTAACTTTGTGGCGTATACCCTCCACTGATAGTTGGAGCTAAAACACCTTAAAACCATTCCATTTGGTGCTGATCTGATGTTAGGAAACCGGAACTTCTTACTAATTGCATATAAGGCCATATGCAATTTAAATTCATTCCGGTTTGTAAATACCATTCCAACATAGAGTTCGTTGTGTTGGTTTGTTGTGACTCCTACATTAATTAGCACGTTCAGATCTTAGAGAATTAATATTGCAAAATCTCacaatataaactaataaatgttACATTGAAGATTAGATGAAACATATCCGTTGATATtaaacattaacaaaaaaagtattaaacATATCAGTTGACGTTTACACATTACCAAATATTGAAACCGATCACTGTCCATGGAGTCCTCTGATGAAGAATCATCAAGATTGATCACCAGATTATCATCTGCATTAGCCGGATTAGGAATAAGCCTCACGGTTGCTGAGATGGAAGGCGAATTATTAGTTGTGGGAATAAGGTCGACGCTTGCGGAGTTCTAAGGCATAGTTTCGCCATTGTAGATCACGAGAGTATCGTCAAGAACACCTATATCATAAATAGGTTTTATGAATAAATCGAAATATCATTTCTTTTTAGaataaatacatataacaaTAATACATACCTTCCGAGACAACGGGATTATCATACATTGGTTGGATGTTGGAAAGATTGTCTGAAACATTTTCCCAACTAAGAACGACATTGTTTACTTCATTGAGATCAGGAGTCGAGTCGGTCAACGAGTTGGCATGATCAACGTTGATGGTGCCATTTTGTTGGAGCTGCGAAATATTTTGAGACATGGGAATATCGAGATCCATCTCGTCGGAATGTTCTTCGTCCTTTACATCGTTGTCATTTTATGATGCAATAACTCCTTCCCAAAAACTAATGCCATCATCGATTGGAGGGGAACTTGGCTGGACAATAACCAAATCTTTATCCACAGCAAATTGGAGGGGAATCCCTTCATAGTATTCCATTGGTGAATCtagaacaaaattcaaaatatgtcATTTATAGCCGGTTAATTTAAAGATAATCcagcaaaagaaaaatttaattatatcttACCGTTAGACACGTTAGGTTGAGGAATGTACTCGGAGTCTAATGCAACATCTGGTGATTTAAATCAATGAAACATTTCGTTAGACCATAGTTATTAAATGTAAGCtacatttattataataatatgtgagataaaaaattaacattttgatATGTTGCGGTAggtttctatatttatatattggagtaataaactatattttgtATTAACCGTTGATCTCGTTCGAAATGATGAGTCCATTTGTTGGGAAAGGAGATTCTTGATTTGACGATGAACCTATATCAACAACTCCATAATTAGAATGTTTATAGTGATATATAAACATGTATTCTTCTTACTTGTGTTAAACACGGTTATAGAGAGTTTGTTTGATCCTAATGGTTCGGTTCCGTCGCCGTCGGAGTCAGTATCATCTATGACAATTATTCCGTTGCCATGAACAAGTTCGTAACATCGTTGATTTTCCAAATCCAGTTTTGCTTTTTCCATTTCGAGGTGAACCCTATGAATGACCATCATCTCTTGGTCATTAAAGTACTCATCTAGCATCGCTTGACTTGCAACCACTGCCTCTCCTAAAAAGCCTAAAACAATTGCAAATAATGTACATTATTTAACGAAATTATTGATGAGATTAAACGCAATGTATGTAAAAACTAGATTCTCtctaattataaacaaaaacaacagaaaacttaaaattgacaaaaagaaaagtatCAATAAACTAGGATTTATCTTCGAACGACGGATCTTCGTTTCCGTTTCTGAATTTATAAGAAGAGGACCCAATATTAAAGTCAGCTCGGCAAAAGAACTGATAATGTGCAACATCTTCGGCTCCAATAGTTACGCAAAGAGCGAGGTCGGCGAACCAAGCTCTCACAGACATCATGACTTGAACGTCAGGTGTTTGAAGAATGGTTATCGGAGGAGTTTTATTACCATCCGGAATAAGCATCCACTCGGGAAGCCTATATGTCATCGAAATTGGTGTTTCGATTGCGAGGTTATATAGGCTTCGGACAATTCGTTCAAGCTCATCGAAAGTTTATGACGTTCGCACGATAGCTGGAAACCCAAGATCGTTTGTGTTCCTTTCAAAGCTCCACTCTccattttgatgaagattccaAGCTCCGTGAATGACTCTTAGAACTTGTCTAGAGTTCATCTGCAGACCAAATTAAAGAGAAAATTAGTAAACGATCGAACCCTAAAACAATAAACCGTATTAACGACAAACGATTCTGGATCCGTTAAATAAACGACTTCAAAAAGCATTTAAGAAATCATAGGCTTAGATATCAATAGAAAAGAATAAAATGATTCATAAATGTGGTCCTACCGACCGTTTGTTCCCATTTTGTAACCTTAATAGATCAAAAAGTTAAGACAAACCTTTACCGTGATGTTCGGTACTAACCGGATAGATCCGAGATTGTTCTTGCCTCATATGTCTCACCGGATGCTTCTATATATA
The window above is part of the Brassica napus cultivar Da-Ae chromosome C8, Da-Ae, whole genome shotgun sequence genome. Proteins encoded here:
- the LOC111206832 gene encoding uncharacterized protein LOC111206832; the encoded protein is MALYAISKKFRFPNIRSAPNGMVLRCFSSNYQWRVYATKLKDSDVYQIRKLDPIHTCSLDDKSGYQSQVTHHVVGEIMKARFYGSGGGPKPGEIRQVMQGDHDFRISYWKAWRSREIALEYAKGNSRGSYNLLPDYLRKLAEANPGTLAEIETEYKDNIGNMFKYMFLAMGASIMGFEGKYVGCLLTASAQDGNYQVFPLAIAIVDGENDNSWVWFFKKLQAFVPNTNNIVFVSDRHSSIYYGLAKVYPEAKHCACILHLKRNIRTYYKDKNLGFLVAKAGRAYRLADFYKIFNEIKHVNASCADYLIGIGFDHWARSHLPGRRYNIMTSNVAESWNAVLREAIEYPILALVEFIRAKLMSWFSAWGSTISASLDKFTPKVMEILAVNFESSAAAAIVAKIKVDSLVAEEYTKNAMVAAFVGSVTPVINTDDIIELTGQLSELDMLPPTSRRPPGHPRKKRFLSRGEVRRKSSDLWYTVLVKPNESFEDLETIIRDRYKLKPETPLAMTYHPPEWMLEPDGTRRPPITVSTTSEVEAMMHLRSWFTDLKICISSGYEDVGHFQFLNNTKFTVGGATFVFNG